One window of the Candidatus Kaelpia imicola genome contains the following:
- a CDS encoding 4Fe-4S binding protein — MFVPIISKPATSLANKTGSWRTKKRPKFLQKDCIGCNMCIDICPEGCIKGLDKNKFEPDLDYCKGCGLCAVICPKNDIEMVEEDEQ, encoded by the coding sequence ATGTTTGTTCCTATTATATCGAAGCCGGCTACAAGCTTGGCAAACAAAACCGGTTCTTGGCGGACTAAGAAGAGACCCAAATTTCTGCAAAAGGATTGCATAGGATGCAATATGTGTATTGATATTTGCCCGGAAGGATGTATTAAAGGTTTAGATAAGAATAAATTTGAGCCGGACCTTGATTACTGTAAAGGTTGCGGGCTCTGTGCAGTTATCTGTCCCAAAAATGATATAGAGATGGTCGAGGAGGATGAACAATGA
- a CDS encoding PTS sugar transporter subunit IIA, whose amino-acid sequence MKISELLSQDLIKLDIESKDKREAVKEVVDLMQDCGQIEDLDSFLNDVYAREKLGSTGIGEGIALPHARSKGVKQLIISFGRSLSGVDFDALDANPVHLIFLIGTPQDDVGNYLKTLAQLSRLLKKEYFRRKLLSADSKEEVLNIFKEAEE is encoded by the coding sequence ATGAAAATAAGTGAACTCTTAAGCCAAGACCTTATAAAGTTGGATATAGAGTCTAAAGATAAAAGAGAGGCTGTTAAAGAGGTGGTAGATCTAATGCAGGATTGTGGTCAGATTGAGGATTTGGATTCATTTTTGAACGATGTATATGCCAGGGAAAAATTAGGTTCTACCGGGATAGGCGAAGGGATTGCTCTGCCTCATGCCAGGAGTAAAGGGGTTAAACAGCTTATCATATCTTTTGGAAGGTCGCTCTCCGGGGTTGATTTTGACGCTCTGGACGCTAACCCTGTCCATCTTATCTTCTTGATAGGTACCCCCCAGGATGATGTGGGTAATTACCTCAAAACTCTTGCTCAATTGAGCAGGCTGCTTAAGAAAGAGTACTTCAGGAGAAAGCTTCTTTCGGCTGATTCCAAAGAAGAGGTATTGAATATATTCAAAGAAGCTGAAGAATAG
- the dcd gene encoding dCTP deaminase, with translation MLKSDRWIVDQVKSSRMIEPFSESQIREGISFGTSSYGYDFRLSDEFKVLKPSFKDTVDPKNFPKDSFQDIRADLLTIPARSFILGKSLEYFRIPRNILTVCFGKSSYARCGIMINVTPFEPEWEGYATLSIINASQNDVKIYAQEGIAQLLFLEADEACMVSYQDKRGKYQAQKEITLPKI, from the coding sequence ATGCTTAAATCGGATAGATGGATAGTTGATCAGGTAAAGAGTAGCCGCATGATTGAACCTTTCTCGGAGTCTCAGATAAGAGAAGGTATAAGCTTCGGTACTTCAAGCTATGGTTATGATTTTAGGTTAAGTGATGAGTTTAAAGTTTTAAAACCGTCTTTTAAAGATACAGTAGACCCTAAAAATTTCCCCAAGGATTCTTTCCAAGACATAAGGGCTGATCTTTTAACAATTCCGGCAAGGAGTTTTATTCTGGGAAAATCTCTGGAGTATTTTCGGATTCCACGTAATATCTTGACGGTATGCTTTGGAAAATCATCCTATGCCCGCTGCGGTATAATGATAAACGTTACTCCTTTTGAACCGGAATGGGAAGGCTATGCCACGCTCTCTATAATCAATGCTTCTCAGAATGATGTTAAAATCTATGCTCAGGAAGGTATAGCTCAGCTGCTTTTTCTTGAGGCGGACGAGGCGTGTATGGTTTCATATCAAGATAAGAGAGGGAAGTACCAGGCTCAAAAAGAGATAACCCTGCCTAAAATCTAA
- a CDS encoding methylenetetrahydrofolate reductase produces MSKLRESLKKGNYVVTAEVAPPKGVNISGIRREADIYRGSVDAVNITDNQSSIMKASPLAIAKVLMESGVEPIYQITTRDRNRVAIQSELLGASILGVKNVLALTGDAIENGDHPQAKAVFDIDSVQLLDITAGLNKGVDSSGNKLNEPTDFFIGAASFPEASPVELEFVKTEKKIKAGARFLQSQAVYSVDKFKSFYKEIRDLDAYLLAGIIVLKSAKMAEYMNKYVSGVSVPEEIIAELKAAKDEVEKGIEIAARLIVELKQFSHGVHIMTLGKAESVPRILERADLI; encoded by the coding sequence ATGAGTAAATTAAGAGAATCTTTAAAAAAAGGTAACTATGTTGTTACTGCTGAAGTAGCTCCGCCTAAGGGTGTCAATATCTCTGGAATAAGGAGAGAGGCAGATATCTATAGAGGTTCTGTTGATGCGGTAAATATTACCGACAACCAGAGCTCTATTATGAAGGCTTCGCCGCTTGCAATAGCCAAAGTTCTCATGGAGAGCGGAGTTGAGCCGATATATCAGATAACAACAAGAGATAGAAATAGGGTTGCTATACAGTCTGAATTACTTGGGGCTTCTATTCTGGGTGTTAAGAATGTGCTTGCTCTTACAGGTGATGCAATTGAAAATGGAGACCATCCTCAGGCTAAAGCCGTCTTTGATATTGATTCTGTTCAGCTCTTGGATATAACAGCCGGATTAAATAAGGGGGTTGATTCTTCAGGCAATAAACTAAACGAGCCTACAGATTTCTTTATAGGAGCAGCCTCTTTCCCGGAGGCCTCACCTGTTGAACTTGAATTTGTTAAGACAGAGAAGAAGATTAAAGCAGGTGCTAGATTCTTACAGTCCCAGGCTGTCTATAGCGTTGATAAGTTCAAGAGTTTTTATAAGGAGATAAGAGATCTTGATGCCTATCTTTTAGCAGGTATCATAGTCCTTAAGTCAGCCAAGATGGCAGAGTATATGAATAAATATGTAAGCGGGGTCAGTGTTCCTGAAGAGATAATAGCCGAGCTTAAAGCGGCTAAAGATGAAGTTGAAAAAGGTATTGAGATAGCGGCTAGATTAATAGTAGAGTTGAAACAATTTTCCCACGGTGTTCATATTATGACACTAGGTAAGGCTGAATCAGTTCCAAGAATATTGGAACGAGCCGATTTAATATAA
- a CDS encoding 2-oxoacid:acceptor oxidoreductase family protein: MKEVTVYARAGQGAITTTVILGNAYFKQQKFAYAFPHFGAARMGAPMNAFIRVDDKPIRVRSRVYEPDYALIIDATLINSQDIFAGVRESGLVIVNSEKEYSSDRDLKIFSLPANNIALEIIGRPLGNTAILGAYAALSGELEIENIKRAVSERFKGEIGQKNAEAAQRGYDFALALKK; the protein is encoded by the coding sequence ATGAAAGAGGTGACGGTATATGCCAGAGCAGGTCAGGGTGCTATTACAACAACGGTTATTCTGGGTAATGCCTATTTTAAACAGCAGAAATTTGCCTATGCTTTTCCTCATTTTGGCGCAGCTAGAATGGGTGCACCAATGAATGCTTTTATACGGGTGGATGATAAGCCTATAAGAGTACGTTCCAGAGTCTATGAGCCTGACTATGCACTTATTATAGATGCTACACTTATAAACAGTCAGGATATCTTTGCCGGCGTAAGAGAATCAGGGCTTGTAATAGTCAATTCAGAGAAAGAGTATAGTTCAGATAGAGACCTTAAAATATTTTCACTGCCCGCTAATAACATTGCTCTAGAGATAATAGGTAGGCCTCTTGGCAATACCGCTATTCTGGGAGCCTATGCAGCATTAAGCGGAGAGCTGGAGATAGAGAATATAAAAAGAGCCGTATCCGAGCGTTTTAAAGGTGAAATCGGTCAGAAGAATGCAGAGGCTGCTCAGAGAGGCTATGATTTTGCTTTAGCATTAAAAAAATAA
- a CDS encoding DUF3536 domain-containing protein yields MSKFFVLHGHFYQPPREDPWWMNLSRQDSAYPIHDWNEKIYWECYLPNATARIFDRDGKIIQIINNYSYINFDFGPTLLLWLREKHPQFIDFIKEADLKSREINGGHGNAVAQPYNHMIMPLASERDKDTQLCWGLKFFEHIFNRKSEGIWLPETACNYATLKCLKRYNIKYVILAPNQAAKVRKISKRQWQDVSDGSVNVGVPYRLFLGQDKTEFIDCFFYQGDISHAISFQHIMHSAQSCAGRISSSYGADNLVSIATDGETFGHHHPFSEMCLAYLMKYELSSEGIETLNYGNFLEKNPPEYEALIKEGEDGLGTSWSCSHGVRRWYDDCGCRTVDRPGWNQSWRKPLRAALDWLRDEIDKIFIAQGEEVLNNPWEARNDFIQVVIEPSDNVINRFIDKHCKDRESVSKAFKLLEMEHMRMLYYTSCGWFFDEISGIESVQNLRYAARAMQLAREESGVDLEQRFLEKLQLAKSNLDKFGNGKVIYERLVRPQIQSWDNYLSSYLIKNSFFNDKGDFYKFKIERDNEQKITQGDDKLEFGSITIKDRISLDEVKKIYVLLKERENERECFLRDFEEEVYKEIEERFQDGVWISDKRRLKEMLNHFFPGGCYKSKDTYPEEQERILEHIFRAKREKIFNVLGDIWDNNVELMEEYRDVGLLLPYEMHLLGASIVHNQIKESLTLFKSSRDFKAIEDLKRLFSKIDKMRFEMDMDEVSRMAAEIASEISEEVLRDPLSGSAAVLRRFHQEMLNLKIDYYRYIVQNNIATLIRSNFELTPELKELAGVYDINWERLDKN; encoded by the coding sequence ATGAGTAAATTTTTTGTCCTTCACGGGCATTTCTATCAACCTCCTAGAGAAGATCCTTGGTGGATGAATCTATCCCGTCAGGATTCTGCTTATCCTATCCATGACTGGAATGAGAAGATTTACTGGGAGTGTTATCTTCCCAATGCAACCGCCAGGATATTCGATAGAGACGGCAAGATAATCCAGATAATAAATAATTACTCCTACATAAATTTTGATTTTGGACCTACCTTGCTTCTCTGGTTAAGAGAGAAGCATCCTCAATTTATAGATTTTATAAAAGAGGCTGATCTAAAAAGCAGGGAGATAAACGGCGGCCATGGTAATGCCGTAGCTCAGCCTTATAATCATATGATTATGCCTCTGGCTAGTGAGAGGGACAAAGATACTCAGCTCTGTTGGGGGCTTAAGTTCTTTGAGCATATCTTTAATCGTAAGAGTGAAGGAATTTGGCTGCCTGAGACAGCCTGTAACTATGCTACGCTTAAATGTCTTAAGAGATACAACATCAAATATGTAATCTTAGCTCCTAACCAAGCAGCTAAAGTCAGAAAGATTAGTAAGAGGCAATGGCAGGATGTTTCAGACGGTTCTGTAAACGTAGGGGTACCTTACAGGCTATTTCTGGGACAGGATAAGACCGAATTTATAGATTGCTTCTTCTATCAAGGTGATATCTCTCATGCAATATCTTTTCAGCATATAATGCATAGTGCTCAATCTTGTGCTGGGAGGATCTCATCTTCTTACGGCGCAGATAACCTGGTCTCCATTGCAACAGATGGAGAGACTTTCGGGCACCACCATCCTTTTAGCGAGATGTGCTTGGCTTATCTTATGAAGTATGAACTATCTTCAGAAGGAATCGAGACTCTTAATTACGGAAATTTTTTAGAGAAAAACCCTCCGGAATATGAAGCTTTAATAAAAGAAGGGGAGGATGGATTGGGTACCTCCTGGAGCTGTTCTCATGGCGTCAGGCGCTGGTACGATGATTGCGGGTGCAGAACAGTGGATAGACCCGGGTGGAACCAGAGCTGGAGAAAACCTTTAAGAGCCGCTCTAGATTGGCTTAGAGATGAGATAGACAAAATATTTATTGCTCAAGGTGAAGAGGTTTTAAATAACCCCTGGGAAGCTAGGAATGATTTTATTCAGGTAGTTATAGAACCCTCTGATAATGTTATAAATAGGTTTATAGATAAGCATTGTAAAGATAGAGAGAGCGTGTCCAAAGCCTTCAAATTGCTTGAGATGGAACATATGAGAATGCTTTACTATACAAGCTGCGGCTGGTTCTTTGACGAAATATCCGGTATTGAGTCTGTACAGAATTTAAGATATGCGGCCAGGGCGATGCAGCTGGCCAGGGAGGAATCAGGGGTTGATTTAGAACAGAGATTTTTAGAGAAGCTGCAGTTAGCCAAGAGTAATTTAGATAAGTTTGGTAATGGTAAGGTTATCTATGAGAGACTTGTGAGACCTCAGATCCAGAGCTGGGATAATTATTTATCCAGCTACCTTATAAAGAACTCTTTTTTTAACGACAAAGGCGATTTTTATAAGTTTAAGATAGAGAGAGATAATGAGCAGAAGATTACCCAAGGAGATGATAAACTGGAATTTGGGTCTATTACTATAAAAGATAGAATCTCTCTGGATGAGGTTAAAAAGATATATGTTCTGCTTAAAGAGAGAGAAAATGAGAGGGAGTGTTTTTTAAGAGATTTTGAAGAAGAGGTATATAAAGAGATAGAAGAGAGGTTTCAGGATGGGGTCTGGATATCAGATAAAAGGCGGCTGAAAGAGATGCTCAACCATTTCTTCCCCGGCGGCTGTTATAAGAGTAAGGATACCTATCCCGAAGAGCAGGAGAGAATATTAGAGCATATTTTTAGGGCCAAAAGAGAGAAGATATTTAATGTTTTGGGAGATATCTGGGATAATAATGTAGAGCTGATGGAAGAGTATAGAGATGTAGGTCTATTGCTGCCTTATGAGATGCACCTTTTAGGGGCAAGTATCGTCCATAATCAGATCAAAGAGAGTCTGACTCTCTTTAAAAGCAGCCGGGATTTTAAGGCTATAGAAGATCTTAAGAGGTTATTTTCAAAGATAGATAAGATGCGTTTTGAGATGGATATGGATGAAGTCAGCAGGATGGCTGCAGAGATAGCCTCTGAGATATCAGAAGAGGTTTTAAGGGACCCTCTCTCAGGGAGTGCAGCTGTATTAAGGAGGTTTCATCAGGAGATGCTCAACTTAAAGATTGACTATTATAGATACATTGTACAGAATAATATAGCAACTCTTATTAGAAGTAATTTCGAACTGACTCCCGAGCTTAAAGAGTTGGCCGGCGTTTATGATATCAATTGGGAGAGGCTGGATAAAAATTAG
- a CDS encoding class II fructose-bisphosphate aldolase: MSKFKMNIAGVRFRDEGLVIEDGGALMAEGIDKLLESIIFEEDIKKKAEYAAVIWELAAESGIYPASIHDLYKAMGRGEAAGFTVPAMNLRTLTYDTARAVFRAAGKINAAAFIFEIARSEMGYTGQCPLEYTAVSLAAAIKEGYKGCVFVQGDHFQIKLNDFQTNKEKALSEIKKLINEAMQGGFYNIDIDASTLVDLSRETLSEQQQHNCWVTSELTKCIRSQEVEGVTVSIGGEIGEVGSKNSTSEDLNAFMKGYLELLEEGYEGISKISIQTGTTHGGVVLPDGSIAEVKVDFNTLKELSEISRKSYEMAGAVQHGASTLPKEAFNKFPETTAAEIHLATQFQNIIYDNMPQDLKTEIYDWLKENFKSDWKEDQTEEQFLYKVRKQALGNFKQKIHCMDKDIKRSIASKLEEEFNFLFEQLNIKDTKEVVNRFIKPVIIKKQVKDLLPQELVDANFDGAD; this comes from the coding sequence ATGAGTAAGTTTAAAATGAACATTGCCGGTGTTAGGTTTAGAGACGAGGGTCTGGTTATCGAGGATGGAGGAGCTCTTATGGCAGAAGGCATTGATAAGTTGCTGGAGAGCATTATATTTGAAGAGGATATTAAAAAGAAGGCAGAATATGCTGCTGTAATCTGGGAATTGGCAGCAGAGAGCGGTATCTACCCTGCTTCTATACATGATCTTTACAAGGCTATGGGTAGAGGCGAAGCAGCAGGTTTCACAGTGCCGGCTATGAATCTGCGTACATTGACATATGATACTGCCAGAGCGGTATTCCGCGCAGCTGGAAAGATAAACGCAGCTGCTTTTATATTTGAAATTGCAAGGTCTGAGATGGGTTATACAGGCCAGTGCCCACTGGAGTATACTGCAGTCTCTCTTGCCGCAGCTATTAAAGAGGGTTATAAAGGTTGCGTCTTTGTCCAGGGAGACCATTTCCAAATAAAACTGAATGATTTTCAAACTAATAAAGAGAAGGCTTTATCCGAGATAAAGAAACTTATAAATGAAGCAATGCAGGGAGGGTTCTATAATATAGATATTGATGCATCGACGCTTGTGGATCTCTCTCGTGAGACTCTCAGCGAACAGCAGCAGCATAACTGCTGGGTTACATCTGAGTTGACTAAATGTATAAGATCTCAGGAAGTAGAAGGTGTAACGGTCTCTATAGGAGGCGAGATAGGAGAAGTTGGAAGTAAAAATTCAACCTCCGAAGACCTAAATGCATTTATGAAAGGATACTTAGAGCTTTTAGAAGAAGGGTATGAGGGAATAAGTAAGATCAGTATTCAGACCGGGACTACACATGGCGGTGTTGTTCTTCCTGACGGCAGCATTGCTGAAGTTAAGGTTGATTTCAACACCCTTAAAGAGCTCTCTGAGATTTCAAGGAAGAGCTATGAGATGGCCGGTGCTGTTCAGCATGGTGCATCTACTTTACCCAAAGAGGCGTTCAATAAGTTTCCGGAGACAACTGCCGCAGAGATACATTTGGCTACACAGTTTCAGAACATTATCTATGATAATATGCCTCAAGATCTAAAGACCGAGATCTATGATTGGTTAAAAGAGAATTTTAAGTCGGATTGGAAAGAAGATCAGACAGAAGAACAGTTCTTGTACAAAGTCAGAAAGCAGGCTTTGGGTAACTTCAAGCAGAAGATACATTGTATGGATAAGGATATAAAACGGAGTATTGCATCAAAACTTGAAGAGGAATTTAACTTTCTTTTTGAGCAGCTTAATATAAAAGATACAAAAGAGGTGGTAAATAGATTCATTAAGCCGGTGATTATCAAGAAGCAGGTCAAAGACCTGCTGCCTCAGGAACTTGTCGATGCCAATTTTGACGGAGCTGATTAA
- the porA gene encoding pyruvate ferredoxin oxidoreductase produces MKVFMEGSHAVAEAIKMIKPGVVCAYPITPQTHIVERLSEMVADGALESEYVNVESEHSAASVVLGSTATGVRSYTATSSQGLILMSEVLFNIAGMRLPVILTCVNRALSAPINIWNDHQDSMAVRDAGWMQFYAENNQELHDLHFIAYKIAENKDIMLPAMVCMDGFILSHGYEVLDLAIQDQVDKYLPPYKPAYKLDPKEPLTMGLLGAPDVYMETRYAIQKTMDEVLPVIEKEEQEFEKIFGRELPLLIEEYRLKDADKVLIAMGSICGTIKDAVDGLRERGEKVGLLKIVCYRPFPANKIYEALKRVKKIGVVDKAISLGSSGPLHLEVAALMQSKREAQPISGFIAGLGGRDIRPKTIVKIFNLMDREPQSARFIDLNKWYKEESAIMVS; encoded by the coding sequence ATGAAAGTATTTATGGAGGGCTCCCATGCTGTAGCCGAAGCTATAAAGATGATAAAGCCGGGTGTAGTCTGCGCATATCCAATAACACCGCAGACGCATATTGTAGAGAGGCTCTCTGAGATGGTTGCTGATGGTGCATTAGAATCAGAATATGTAAACGTTGAGTCAGAGCACTCTGCTGCCTCTGTTGTTTTGGGCTCTACGGCTACCGGTGTCAGGTCCTATACAGCGACAAGCTCTCAGGGTTTGATTCTCATGAGTGAGGTATTGTTTAATATTGCCGGAATGAGATTACCGGTTATCTTGACTTGCGTGAATAGAGCACTATCTGCTCCTATTAACATCTGGAATGATCACCAGGATTCTATGGCGGTTAGAGATGCAGGTTGGATGCAGTTCTATGCAGAGAATAATCAAGAGCTGCATGATTTACATTTCATAGCTTATAAGATAGCAGAAAATAAAGATATTATGCTTCCTGCAATGGTATGCATGGATGGGTTTATACTCTCTCATGGCTATGAGGTTTTGGATTTAGCTATTCAGGACCAGGTTGATAAATATCTTCCCCCTTATAAACCTGCATACAAATTAGATCCCAAAGAGCCTCTTACCATGGGTCTCTTGGGCGCCCCGGACGTATATATGGAGACTCGTTATGCTATACAGAAGACCATGGATGAAGTTTTGCCGGTTATCGAAAAAGAAGAACAGGAGTTTGAGAAGATATTCGGCAGAGAGTTGCCTCTTCTGATAGAAGAATATAGGTTAAAAGATGCAGACAAGGTTTTAATAGCAATGGGCTCTATATGCGGGACTATCAAAGATGCGGTAGATGGGCTGCGGGAGAGAGGCGAGAAAGTCGGCCTGCTTAAAATCGTATGCTACAGGCCTTTTCCTGCCAATAAGATTTACGAAGCTCTAAAGAGAGTTAAGAAGATAGGAGTTGTAGATAAGGCTATATCTCTGGGGTCGTCCGGCCCGCTTCATTTAGAAGTTGCTGCTTTAATGCAGTCAAAGAGAGAGGCTCAGCCTATAAGCGGTTTTATTGCAGGATTGGGCGGACGTGATATAAGACCTAAGACAATAGTTAAGATATTTAATCTAATGGATAGAGAGCCTCAGAGTGCTAGATTTATCGACTTAAATAAATGGTACAAAGAAGAGTCGGCTATAATGGTTAGTTAA
- a CDS encoding thiamine pyrophosphate-dependent enzyme: MQEDLFVAGHTACAGCGQSLAARIVLNAAGRDTIITNATGCLEVFSTGFPQTAWRVPFIHSLFENASAVASGIEVGLKALGIKDGVNVISQGGDGGTADIGLQSLSGMLERGHDILYVMYDNEAYMNTGIQRSGMTPAYANTTTSPPGKLSLGNPQPKKNMAAICAAHDIPYSTTASVGYPRDIERKVKKAISIKGPKFLHIFVPCPLGWRHDPSATEKIAKLAVETGLFPVVEYESGNISKVMQFKELKPVNEFLKTQGRFKHLMKDSPEIKEAIEFLNKIVQENVKRYSLIKQ, from the coding sequence ATGCAGGAAGATCTATTTGTTGCCGGACATACTGCCTGTGCCGGCTGCGGCCAGTCGCTGGCAGCTAGAATAGTGCTTAATGCGGCTGGAAGAGATACAATTATTACCAATGCGACCGGATGTCTTGAAGTCTTTTCGACCGGTTTTCCTCAGACAGCGTGGAGAGTTCCTTTCATACACTCTCTTTTTGAAAATGCTTCTGCGGTTGCATCAGGAATCGAGGTTGGTTTAAAGGCTCTGGGGATAAAAGATGGAGTCAATGTTATATCTCAGGGCGGCGATGGCGGTACAGCAGATATAGGTTTGCAGTCTCTCTCTGGAATGCTTGAGAGAGGCCACGATATTCTATATGTTATGTACGACAATGAGGCCTACATGAATACAGGTATTCAGAGAAGCGGAATGACACCTGCTTATGCCAATACAACAACCTCTCCTCCGGGTAAGCTATCTCTGGGCAATCCTCAGCCCAAGAAGAATATGGCTGCAATCTGTGCTGCTCATGATATTCCTTATTCAACCACTGCCTCTGTCGGCTATCCCAGAGATATTGAGAGAAAGGTTAAAAAGGCTATATCTATAAAAGGACCGAAATTTCTTCATATCTTTGTCCCCTGTCCTTTAGGCTGGAGACATGATCCCTCAGCTACAGAAAAAATAGCAAAGCTGGCTGTTGAGACAGGGCTCTTCCCTGTTGTTGAGTATGAGAGTGGTAATATCTCGAAGGTGATGCAGTTTAAGGAGCTAAAACCTGTAAATGAGTTTCTAAAGACCCAGGGTAGATTTAAGCACCTTATGAAAGATAGTCCTGAGATTAAAGAGGCTATAGAATTTCTCAATAAGATTGTCCAGGAGAACGTAAAGAGGTATAGTTTGATTAAGCAATGA